A region of the Oceanispirochaeta sp. genome:
GAACCGTCTTCTGGCGGAGCTTAAAAGGGAGGGGCATACGATCATCCGGATCACCCATTTTATGGAACAGGCAGTTCTGGCCGACCGGGTCATTGTCCTGGATCATGGGAGGTTGGCAGAACAGGGTGATCCCTTTTTGTTTCATCATCAGAGACAGCAGTTGAGGGCCTGGCAGCTGCAGGAGACTCCATCTCAGCTGCTGAGCCGTCATTTATCTGAGGAATATGCTGATTTTCCATCCTCTTTAACAGAAGAAGAGCTCATAGGCTCATTAAAGGATCATGGTTTTTCCTGTACTCCCAAAGAATCAGAAGATACTGAATCCTTCCTGCCGGGAGAGCCGATCATCAGCCTGAGGCATGTCAGCCGTGCCTATTCGAAGCGGTCAGACTCTCCCGTTTATGCCCTAAAGAATATCAGCTTTGATCTTTATCCAGCTGAGTCCGTCTCCGTTCTCGGGCAGACAGGTTCGGGAAAGTCCACCTTTTTGCAGACACTCAACAGCCTTCTGTTGCCCGATGAAGGTGTCATCTCTCTCCTGAACGAGAATCCCCAGAATAAAAAAACGGACCTTCGAGCCCTCCGATCCCGCATCGGGCTGGTGATGCAGCAGCCGGAGAAACAGCTTTTTGCCTCCCTGGTGGGGGATGATGTGGCCTTCGGACCCTCACAAATGGGCTTGAAGGGCCGTCCCCTGGCTCAGAGAGTCAAAGAGGCCCTGGAACTGGTGGGTATGCCCTTTGATGAGTACCGTGATTTCTCTGTGAAAGCCCTCAGCGGCGGACAGAAGAGAAAGGTCGCCCTGGCAGGAGTTCTGGCCATGAACCCGGAGATTCTTCTTCTGGATGAACCCACAGCCGGGCTTGATCCTGTTGCTGCGGATAATCTGGAGAAGGTCCTCCGGGATCTCCAGACCCGGGGATTGTCCCTGATCACGGTGACCCACAGCATGGAGCAGGCTTTACGCCTGTCCCGGCGTTTCGTTGTGTTCCGGGAAGGTGAGATTTTCTGGGACGGTGATGCCGGGGGCTTCTTTGACCTCCATGATCCTGTCGCTGTGGGACTGGATTATCCCCTGTCCTCCCGCATCGCGTCTTCCCTCGGTTCCGCCCCGGCAGGCCGGATTCTGACACCTGAGGAGCTGATCCTTTCACTGGTCCCCCCTGCCGGGAGGGTCGT
Encoded here:
- a CDS encoding ABC transporter ATP-binding protein, whose amino-acid sequence is MSFIEFRDVSFSYPGQDRPALDQVSFTLEPGSHTAIVGGNGSGKSTLARLLIGLLIPGHGQILVGGFVTSESRNHRSIRRKAGLVFQNPSSQIVATVVREDVAFGPENLVLDNHEIKERVKNALEDTSLSPLSLRGTHQLSAGQQQRLAMAGVLALGSRCMILDEAESMLNPSGRQQLNRLLAELKREGHTIIRITHFMEQAVLADRVIVLDHGRLAEQGDPFLFHHQRQQLRAWQLQETPSQLLSRHLSEEYADFPSSLTEEELIGSLKDHGFSCTPKESEDTESFLPGEPIISLRHVSRAYSKRSDSPVYALKNISFDLYPAESVSVLGQTGSGKSTFLQTLNSLLLPDEGVISLLNENPQNKKTDLRALRSRIGLVMQQPEKQLFASLVGDDVAFGPSQMGLKGRPLAQRVKEALELVGMPFDEYRDFSVKALSGGQKRKVALAGVLAMNPEILLLDEPTAGLDPVAADNLEKVLRDLQTRGLSLITVTHSMEQALRLSRRFVVFREGEIFWDGDAGGFFDLHDPVAVGLDYPLSSRIASSLGSAPAGRILTPEELILSLVPPAGRVVL